The Meriones unguiculatus strain TT.TT164.6M chromosome 6, Bangor_MerUng_6.1, whole genome shotgun sequence genome has a window encoding:
- the Ccr3 gene encoding C-C chemokine receptor type 3, whose translation MAFLINETKSVVESFGTTPYEYEWAPPCEKVSIKELGSWLLPPLYSLVFIIGLLGNVVVVLILIKYRKLQIMTNIYLLNLAISDLLFLFTIPFWIHYVIWNEWCFGHHMCKLLSGFYYLALYSEIFFIILLTIDRYLAIVHAVFALRARTVTFATITSIITWCLAGLAAFPEFIFYEFQDNFGESFCSPHYPEGEEDNWKRFHALRMNIFGLALPLLIMVICYSGIIKTLLRCPNKKKHKAIRLIFVVMIVFFIFWTPYNLVLLLSAFHSTFLENSCQQSKHLDLAMQVTEVIAYTHCCINPIIYAFVGERFRKHLRLFFHRHVAIYLGKYIPFLPGEKMERTSSVSPSTGDQEISVVF comes from the coding sequence ATGGCTTTCCTCATAAATGAAACCAAGTCTGTGGTTGAAAGCTTTGGGACCACACCTTATGAATATGAGTGGGCACCACCCTGTGAAAAAGTCAGCATCAAAGAACTGGGGTCATGGCTCCTGCCTCCACTATACTCACTGGTGTTCATCATTGGCCTCCTGGGCAATGTGGTGGTTGTGTTGATCCTCATAAAGTATAGGAAGCTACAAATTATGACTAATATCTACCTGCTCAACTTGGCAATTTCTGACCTGCTTTTTCTCTTCACCATCCCATTCTGGATTCACTATGTTATATGGAATGAGTGGTGTTTTGGCCATCACATGTGTAAACTGCTCTCTGGGTTTTATTACCTGGCCTTATACAGCGAGATCTTTTTCATCATTCTGCTGACAATTGACAGGTACTTGGCTATTGTCCATGCTGTGTTTGCCCTTCGAGCTCGGACAGTCACTTTTGCTACTATCACCAGCATCATCACCTGGTGCCTGGCAGGACTGGCAGCATTTCCTGAATTTATCTTTTATGAATTTCAAGACAACTTTGGAGAATCCTTCTGCAGCCCTCATTACCCAGAAGGTGAAGAGGACAACTGGAAGCGTTTCCATGCTCTAAGAATGAATATCTTTGGTTTGGCTCTCCCTCTCCTCATTATGGTTATCTGCTACTCAGGAATCATTAAAACTCTCCTGAGATGccccaataaaaaaaaacacaaggctATCCGCCTTATTTTTGTTGTCATgatagtcttttttattttttggactCCATACAACCTGgttctccttctctctgcttttcacaGCACATTTTTGGAGAACAGCTGTCAGCAGAGCAAACACCTGGACCTGGCCATGCAGGTGACTGAGGTGATTGCCTACACCCACTGCTGTATCAATCCAATCATCTATGCCTTTGTTGGAGAGAGGTTCCGGAAACATCTTCGGCTCTTTTTCCACAGACATGTGGCAATCTACCTGGGGAAATATATTCCATTCCTTCCtggtgagaaaatggaaagaaccagctctgtcTCCCCATCAACTGGAGATCAAGAAATCTCTGTGGTGTTTTAA